The Myroides phaeus DNA segment ATATAAAACAAGGCACTGAAAAAGACTAATAACAAAACACCGAAGCGCTCATTATGGTGCTTTCTCGCTCTACGTTTTAAAAAGAACAATAATAAAAAGCCTTCCAAATAAATAAAGTACAAAGGTGCACCTATAAATTTTGTTACAATACTATAAAGAAATATAACTATTGAAAAGACTACTAATAACCTAAATTGAGAGATAGATCTCTCGGGCTTTAACTGCATAAATTTGATGTGGGGATTTATTTAAAAATTAGCAAAACATATAGTTGGGGATGCTTTGCTGTAAGTGAAACCGACTAAGTAGTTCACTTATTTTATTTGATTCTATCTCTATTACAAAGAGCTCCCCGAAAGAAGCTCTGTATATTAACACGTTATGTTTTACTCTTTTTTTTCCTTACAAAAGAATTATTCTAACATCCTTTACTCTTCAATATTAGAAGAAACGAGGAGTATTAATTCTTCCTGTGCGACTAAAAATATCGAAGCGTAAGAAGATCTCATGTGAACCTGAGTTGTAATTTCTCAACGATGTTGTATCTGCATCATAAGCATAACCTACAAACAGATTATCATTTACTTGGAAACCTGCCAAAGCACTTACTGAAGCATCCCAACGATAAGCAGCACCTACTGTAAACTTATCAACGATTAAGAAGTTCGCCGTTAAGTCAACTTGTAAAGGAGCTCCCTCTACCGCTTTCATTAAGAAAGCTGGTTTGAACTTCAAACTCGGGTTTAATTCAAAAACATAACCTCCCATTAAGTAAAAGTTTGCTTTTTGACGCATTGTTTCTACATCGTTATCGTCATATCTATCCGAAGTTAAAAAGTTCGGAACTGACAATCCAAGATAAGCTCTGTCTGAATACAAATAAAGACCAGCCCCTAAATTTGGCGTAAACTTATTGTTGATATTAGTTTGAGAAACAGGATCCAAAGGATTGTGAATGTTCAATTTCGTATAATCTACATCCAATAAATTAGCTGTTCCTTTAATACCAAAGGCCAACTTATAATCTCTGTTCAAATCGATTGCATACGATAAATCAACAGAAATATTGTTTTCATCCATTGCACCCAATCGGTCATTAGTGAAATTAACACCTAATCCCAATCCGCTTTCTCCTAATGGAGTTGCAACAGAAACATTAGCTGTTTTAGGTGCACCTTCTAATCCTACCCATTGCGTTCTATACATTCCAAATACACTAAGAACACCTCTCGACCCAGCATAAGCAGGGTTAATATTGTTCGTATTGTACATATACTGCGTAAACTGAGGATCTTGTTGCGCATACATTTGACTGAAACAGCCTACTGCAAGTAGGCTAATTCCAATCTTCTTTATTTTATTATGAATACTCATAGATTCTTTTCTTAGTTGTTATCTAAATGCAAATATCCAGATTTTTTAATCATTTTAGAGCCATTAGCATCTTTATGCTCGTAGCTAACAATGTAAAAATATGTACCTGATGGTAACTTTTCGTTTTTGTTTACAGTAACACGACCTTCTGAATATCCACGGAAAACGTTTCCGTTACTATCATACGCCTTAGTTTCATAAACCTTCACCCCCCAACGGTTGTACACTTCCACTGTATTATTTGGAAACTTATTGATATTGTCAATTAAGAAATAATCGTTCTTATCATCTCCGTTAGGCGTTACTAAGTTATAAATAACTATATCACCATCCAATAGCAATTCTTTTTTTACAGTAGCAAGGGTAAAGAATCCATATCCTTTTACAGATGCAGCAGTAGTAATTTCTTTTTTATCCATATCAACTACTCCTCCTTCATCAACCCAAACTTGCTGTCTTGCATCCCAACGAACAATGTGTAATTCCTTTTCCGGATCTTTTAACAACTCAGCTGGTGTCGTACGTTCATCCCAACTCAACGTTAGCATAATACCACTCTCACCATTAATACGATCTACAGTCCATAACTCGCGCTCATCTAACAAATTTATCACTCCTGATTTTCCTGAACGAGCTCTAAAGAAATTCTTGTCGTCAAGAGAATATTTTCCTTCATAAGATTCAGTTACATTCGCTGGTGCACTAATACGTGCATAACGATAAATCCCTTTATCTCCCTTAGGATATTGAAACTCTTCACTACCTATTTTTTCAACATACCCTTCAGCGTGACTTCTATCTTTAGGGTTAATTGCTTTAGAACCTTGATGAAAAGTAAGCGCCCCTTTTAGAGAGTCCACTTTAATGATCCCATCTTTAAAATCCACAGAGCCATTTACGTTCATTTCGTTTTTAAGATCAAAGGCAACGTAGTTTTCTGCATTATCTAAAACAACATCGAAAAACGCTGTTGGTTTTTTTCCAGAAATAACTTGTTTTCCCTTTTCATCTTCGTAACGAGTAAAGATCGCTTTAGACTCTTTCGCTCCATCACTGTGATAATATAAATTATCATTGTTAAAGTTGCTATAGTAATAAGCAGTACCATCGTTTTTTACTTTACCATCAGCAGTATTATCAAAGTCATAAACAGTAGACAAAACTCCACCTTCAGCAATAGAGATAATGCCTTCATTTAGCAACACTTGTTCTTTTTTTGCCTTATCAACTTGTGCAACAACTGCACCTGGTGCAATCATCCCCACAAGAGTAAGAGATTTGAATATATTTTTTGACTTCATTACTATTTTATTTTTTGGTAAATATTAGGATTTGTAATCAATAGACTACGTCCTTTTAAAGGAACAAATGTATGATAAGGTCTGTCAGCGTCCCAACCTAAATCTCCTTCTTTATAAGGCGTTGGATCAGTTGAATCCACCTCAAATTCCATCTTAGTAGTATTCAGAATACCAAGCCCTTTAACCGCCGCTCTATTGTACACTCCTTTGTTTGCAAAGATATCATTTTTTGTTATTTTATAGTCAACTTTAAACGTCCAAACTTCATTTCTATTTAAAATTCCGTCGTTATTTTTATCACCATCTAAAGAAACAAAATTTGGCACTGGTTTTTTTGTTTTCTCATCTATCGAAATATTAAAACCAAACAACGGATCTATGATTGCAACATCATAAATATCCATATCACCAGCATTCTTCACTTTAAATGTATACGTGATAGTTTCGCCTATATCGGCATATTTATCTTTGTTATTATCATTAAAAACACCGTCTTTTTCTAACGTACAAGTTTCACAATCTTTTTGTTTTTGACCATAACCAAAACCAATCATTTTAGTTGCTCCTACAACAACTTGAGTTACATCAATATTATTAGCTTCATTTTCATCCGAAATCCAGTGAATCTTTTCAAATACCACAGCAGCTTTAGTTATCTTATCAAAAACTTCTAATTCTTCTAAAGGAGACTCAGTAGTTCGTTTTCCAAATAACTTAACATTTCCCCATTTATCAATAATGACACGTATAGCTGGAGTAGGATTATTAAGTCTATCACTAAGGTCAATCTTTTTATTTTCATTTATTTTCCAAATTTCATAAACTCCATTACTCCCCCATTTACTGCCAGTTCTATCTTTAAAACGTACATTTTGCTCTAACTTTTTACTACTATTCGTTGGCTTTCCTGATTGAAACTCCAATTCTTCTTTATACAGAGGAACTCCATTTATGACCATATTGAAAGAGTTATCTAATTGATAAATATCTACAACAAATCCACCATTCGTACCTGGTTGAGTAAATTTTTGTGCTAAAATCTTACCATTATTTAGCTTGCCTTCTATATTATCCCATCCAAAACCTTTACCTACTACATCTGTATAACATAGATCAGCACAGGTAATTGGCGTTGCTTTAATAGTACATCCATTAGAACTTCTTCTTGTAAAAGCAATATTATCAAGAATTGTGTGTCCAAAACCTTTACCACTTACTAATGCACGGTCTTGACTACCACGTATTGCCACTTTTACCTTTTTACCTTCAATTTTACACGAAGTATCATCTACTCTAAAACTTGCCGTTAAAGGAACCCAACCTAAACTGAATCCTGTTTCTGCAGCACCTTCAGGCAATTCTGCACCAGCAAACTTAAGTGGAACTGTTGCTAAAATCTGTCCTCCCTCTGTATCAATCACATCAATTAACATGTAATCTTTATCGTGATAAGTAACATAAGAATACAAATCCAACGTATAGGTTGTATTAGCCTTTAATGGTTCTTTTACATCAAATTCATAAAATGGCTTTATACTTTGCGTTGCACTGGCAGCCCCACGAATTAAGAAAGCTGCACCATTCACGGCGCCAGACATATCTCTAACAGCACCAGGTTGATCCCAAGCAGGAGTCCAATCATAAAAGTCTACCGGATGATTAGGATACCAAGTTTGTGTTTTCCACGGATCTCTATCATCTAACCCCATTCTTACATAACCTGGAGGTAAAACAGCATAGTGTCCATCAGGAATACGCGCTATATCATTTTGCACTTTGTACCCAGGATATCTTTTATCATTAATACCTGGCGCAAAATTATAAGTACTTGTTGCTCCACCCACAGCTCCATTTCGTATCGTATTTCCTTGCTGATTCTTTTGAATACTTCCGTCGGAATTTAAACTTACAGAAGCTCTATTTGTCCAGTCTGTTCTTCCCGAATTTACATTCCAATATCCTCTGTCAAAATCTTCGTAATACAATACTGCATCAACACAAGGTCCAAGCAACATAAATGAAGCCTCTGTAATATTATTACACCCAATTG contains these protein-coding regions:
- a CDS encoding type IX secretion system membrane protein PorP/SprF, yielding MSIHNKIKKIGISLLAVGCFSQMYAQQDPQFTQYMYNTNNINPAYAGSRGVLSVFGMYRTQWVGLEGAPKTANVSVATPLGESGLGLGVNFTNDRLGAMDENNISVDLSYAIDLNRDYKLAFGIKGTANLLDVDYTKLNIHNPLDPVSQTNINNKFTPNLGAGLYLYSDRAYLGLSVPNFLTSDRYDDNDVETMRQKANFYLMGGYVFELNPSLKFKPAFLMKAVEGAPLQVDLTANFLIVDKFTVGAAYRWDASVSALAGFQVNDNLFVGYAYDADTTSLRNYNSGSHEIFLRFDIFSRTGRINTPRFF
- a CDS encoding gliding motility-associated C-terminal domain-containing protein — translated: MKSKNIFKSLTLVGMIAPGAVVAQVDKAKKEQVLLNEGIISIAEGGVLSTVYDFDNTADGKVKNDGTAYYYSNFNNDNLYYHSDGAKESKAIFTRYEDEKGKQVISGKKPTAFFDVVLDNAENYVAFDLKNEMNVNGSVDFKDGIIKVDSLKGALTFHQGSKAINPKDRSHAEGYVEKIGSEEFQYPKGDKGIYRYARISAPANVTESYEGKYSLDDKNFFRARSGKSGVINLLDERELWTVDRINGESGIMLTLSWDERTTPAELLKDPEKELHIVRWDARQQVWVDEGGVVDMDKKEITTAASVKGYGFFTLATVKKELLLDGDIVIYNLVTPNGDDKNDYFLIDNINKFPNNTVEVYNRWGVKVYETKAYDSNGNVFRGYSEGRVTVNKNEKLPSGTYFYIVSYEHKDANGSKMIKKSGYLHLDNN